Proteins from a genomic interval of Gordonia sp. SL306:
- a CDS encoding DUF2231 domain-containing protein, whose translation MNTVNGLPAHPLLVHAVVVLVPLASLMAVLAVLWPAARRRLEFLVPLAALAALIAVPLATSAGEALEARVPHTEAVEHHTQLGEQMIYWAGPLFALTFLWWAAHDERVRAFVSDRFPVFGRAGRAVDWLLGAATLVVAIGSVITIYRIGDSGSRAVWM comes from the coding sequence GTGAACACGGTCAATGGACTGCCCGCGCACCCGTTACTCGTTCATGCGGTTGTCGTGCTCGTCCCATTGGCTTCGCTGATGGCGGTACTCGCAGTGCTCTGGCCCGCCGCACGCCGGCGTCTGGAATTCCTTGTCCCACTGGCCGCGCTGGCCGCCCTGATCGCGGTGCCGCTGGCCACCAGTGCGGGTGAAGCGCTGGAGGCACGGGTACCGCACACCGAAGCCGTGGAGCACCACACCCAACTGGGCGAGCAGATGATCTACTGGGCTGGACCGCTTTTCGCGTTGACATTTCTCTGGTGGGCAGCGCACGACGAACGCGTGAGAGCGTTCGTGTCCGACCGTTTTCCTGTGTTCGGGCGAGCGGGCCGGGCCGTCGATTGGTTGCTCGGCGCCGCGACGCTCGTCGTGGCAATAGGATCGGTGATCACGATCTACAGAATCGGCGACAGCGGCTCGCGGGCGGTATGGATGTGA
- a CDS encoding alpha/beta hydrolase produces MQRTRYALFARVSVLVLSVAAAVGMTLTGSPAATADTLDGISYAHASAAHPYRETRLSPRNLVASVWSRSMATQVPVLVQAPANRNPGAPVMYLLNGSSGGERGDDWTHATDANAFYGSKNVWTVTPIGGAATYYADWQRVDPAANFRFGVKTTRPLRWETFVTSELPSAFERAHGGPGPGRSRGIAGISMSGTSVVRIAENHPGMYRAVGAYSGCAETASVQGQLIVRIVTGLPDGADASNMYGPPGDPEWAAQDPVINAHKLARRTPALWISAASGLPGGHDNLADRRIAGNGGRLAQQVIAGGVDEAAARYCTDALVRRLSQLHIPATVRFPATGTHSWGYWQDQMHESWPMFARALGA; encoded by the coding sequence ATGCAGCGCACGAGGTACGCACTCTTTGCCAGGGTCAGCGTGCTGGTCCTGTCGGTGGCGGCCGCCGTCGGGATGACACTCACCGGATCACCCGCCGCTACGGCGGACACGTTGGACGGCATCAGCTACGCACATGCGAGCGCTGCCCACCCTTATCGTGAGACCAGGCTCTCGCCGAGAAACCTCGTCGCATCGGTGTGGTCCCGATCCATGGCCACACAAGTGCCCGTGTTGGTGCAGGCGCCGGCGAATCGGAACCCCGGCGCACCGGTCATGTACCTTCTGAACGGCTCGAGCGGAGGCGAACGCGGCGACGACTGGACACACGCCACCGATGCCAATGCTTTCTACGGTTCAAAGAACGTGTGGACCGTGACGCCGATCGGTGGTGCGGCGACCTACTACGCCGACTGGCAGAGAGTGGATCCGGCTGCGAACTTCCGGTTCGGGGTCAAGACCACCCGACCGCTCCGGTGGGAGACATTTGTGACGTCGGAACTGCCGTCGGCATTCGAGCGCGCCCATGGGGGACCAGGTCCCGGTCGTTCGCGCGGGATCGCGGGGATCTCGATGTCGGGTACATCTGTCGTGCGGATCGCCGAGAACCATCCCGGAATGTACCGTGCCGTCGGCGCGTACTCGGGGTGTGCCGAGACGGCCTCTGTACAAGGACAACTCATCGTCCGCATCGTCACCGGGCTCCCCGACGGCGCCGATGCCAGCAACATGTACGGGCCGCCGGGCGACCCCGAGTGGGCGGCACAGGACCCGGTCATCAACGCGCACAAGCTGGCTCGGCGTACCCCAGCGCTGTGGATAAGCGCGGCAAGCGGACTCCCCGGTGGTCACGACAACCTCGCCGACCGCAGAATCGCCGGGAACGGCGGTCGACTCGCTCAGCAGGTGATCGCCGGAGGAGTTGACGAGGCGGCAGCACGATACTGCACCGACGCCCTCGTCCGGCGGTTGAGCCAGCTCCATATCCCGGCAACGGTGAGGTTCCCTGCCACCGGCACACATTCGTGGGGCTACTGGCAGGACCAGATGCACGAGTCGTGGCCCATGTTCGCACGGGCGCTGGGGGCCTGA
- a CDS encoding CDGSH iron-sulfur domain-containing protein, with protein MDSSLQDDDDDRGRRIAPTMIVVCDDGPLLVRGPIDLCRSDGSPIPVRRSTVALCRCGRSSITPMCDGSHKLGRGTIRPSGAAR; from the coding sequence ATGGACTCCAGCCTCCAAGATGATGACGACGACCGAGGCAGGCGCATCGCACCGACGATGATCGTGGTCTGCGACGACGGACCCCTGCTTGTGCGAGGACCGATAGATCTCTGCCGTTCCGACGGTAGCCCAATCCCGGTCCGACGTTCGACCGTTGCATTGTGTCGGTGTGGACGCAGTTCCATCACGCCGATGTGCGACGGATCGCACAAACTCGGCCGTGGCACCATTCGACCGAGCGGAGCAGCTCGCTGA
- a CDS encoding iron-containing redox enzyme family protein: protein MPLPAPRGPLSRTVVSTLTGHHTGLDQLRDRMVADLPTGNDFLLDEDIAITLTMLYELHLRGIVGVSDDWEWNADLLAARAVLEARFLEAIDDLVGMVHPPADLEGALWAVGNADDGPPLSSFMARTAECDHFRELIVHRSFHQLREADVHTMAIPRLHGAAKAGLVEVQMDEYGGGSVDRMHATLYARMMRALGLNSDYAHYIDVIPASTLAGVNALSMFGVHRSLRYELIGHLCTVEMTSALPSRKYSRGLARLGFGPDARLFFDEHVEADSVHEQLIVREVAGRLAAGDPAAGTALIRGARACAAFDVLAAEHVWQCWESAETSLLRSLEGVTS, encoded by the coding sequence ATGCCGCTTCCAGCGCCACGTGGGCCGTTGAGCCGCACCGTCGTATCGACCCTCACCGGCCATCACACCGGACTCGATCAACTGCGTGACCGCATGGTTGCGGATCTGCCTACGGGCAACGACTTTCTGCTCGACGAAGACATCGCGATCACGCTGACAATGCTCTACGAGCTGCACCTCAGGGGAATCGTGGGAGTGTCCGACGACTGGGAGTGGAACGCGGACCTGCTGGCTGCGCGCGCGGTTCTCGAAGCCCGCTTTCTCGAGGCCATCGACGACCTGGTCGGAATGGTGCACCCGCCGGCCGACCTGGAAGGTGCTCTGTGGGCGGTCGGTAATGCGGATGACGGTCCGCCTCTGTCGTCGTTCATGGCGCGAACGGCCGAATGCGATCACTTTCGCGAATTGATCGTTCACCGCTCGTTCCATCAGCTTCGCGAGGCCGACGTGCACACGATGGCAATACCGCGCTTGCACGGCGCCGCGAAGGCAGGTCTTGTCGAAGTCCAGATGGACGAGTACGGCGGTGGATCCGTCGACAGAATGCACGCGACTCTCTACGCGCGGATGATGCGTGCACTGGGGCTGAACAGCGACTATGCACACTATATCGACGTGATTCCGGCGTCGACGCTGGCCGGGGTGAATGCGTTGTCGATGTTCGGCGTGCATCGCTCTCTGAGGTATGAGCTGATCGGTCACCTGTGCACAGTCGAGATGACCTCGGCGCTACCGAGCAGGAAATACAGTCGAGGGCTTGCCAGGCTCGGGTTCGGCCCCGATGCGCGACTCTTCTTCGATGAACACGTGGAGGCGGATTCGGTTCACGAGCAGCTCATTGTTCGCGAGGTGGCTGGTCGTCTGGCGGCCGGCGATCCCGCTGCCGGGACAGCGTTGATCCGAGGTGCCCGTGCCTGCGCCGCTTTCGACGTACTGGCCGCAGAGCATGTCTGGCAATGCTGGGAGTCTGCCGAGACGTCACTGCTGCGTTCACTCGAGGGCGTTACATCGTGA
- a CDS encoding HemK2/MTQ2 family protein methyltransferase, with protein sequence MGDAILDRRTHGILSALPGPVPQIAEHPEVYRPSVDSALLCLGLAEEFRVRPSRSSSATELCAGAGLASLYATRWASTVIAVDRNPAAIAVMRSNARVNGVALDLRCADANDLDRSFAADVVFANPPYVPTSPDATRSALGYACNGGELGRDVIDSIIERAPILVRPGGTLLLVQSTISGAEQTMAALSALGFQVSVSHTRTIPFGPVMLGRAVWMEERGLIAPGQRWEQLVVIRARRR encoded by the coding sequence ATGGGTGACGCGATCCTTGACCGGCGGACCCACGGCATCCTCAGTGCACTCCCCGGTCCCGTGCCTCAGATCGCGGAGCATCCCGAGGTGTACCGACCGTCGGTCGACTCCGCGCTGCTGTGTCTTGGGCTCGCCGAGGAGTTCCGGGTACGTCCGTCCCGATCGTCGTCGGCCACCGAACTCTGTGCGGGCGCAGGTCTAGCGAGCCTCTATGCGACCCGCTGGGCGTCCACGGTCATCGCCGTCGATCGGAACCCGGCAGCGATTGCGGTGATGCGGTCGAACGCTCGGGTGAACGGCGTCGCGCTGGATCTCCGCTGTGCCGATGCGAACGACCTGGACCGTTCCTTCGCGGCCGACGTGGTGTTCGCGAACCCGCCCTATGTGCCGACTTCTCCCGATGCGACTCGATCCGCACTCGGGTATGCCTGCAACGGTGGTGAACTCGGCCGCGATGTGATCGACTCGATCATCGAGCGCGCACCGATTCTCGTTCGCCCCGGTGGGACCTTGCTTCTGGTCCAGTCGACGATCAGCGGTGCCGAGCAGACCATGGCCGCACTGTCTGCTCTGGGCTTTCAGGTATCGGTGTCACACACGCGGACAATACCTTTCGGGCCGGTCATGCTGGGGCGTGCGGTGTGGATGGAAGAGCGAGGGCTGATCGCACCCGGGCAGCGATGGGAGCAGCTCGTGGTGATCCGAGCACGTCGACGGTGA